The genomic DNA GACTGCATGCTGCCACCTACGTGCCGTCGCTGAGAGATGTCGCGAGCGATCTTGAGCACGCGGTGGCCGATGGCCTGCTCGGGGACTGGCAAGTACGGGACGAGGCGCACGACGCGGGGAAGAACGCTGGAGTAGTCCATCGCTGCGACCATATCTCGGAAGGGCGACGAGTCCAAGGCTCAGGCCTGGGCAGATGCTGAGCGGAACTCTGGGATCACCTCGTCCAGCGGCAGCAGGGGACCGAGGTTGAGCTCCGCGAGCGAGCGCGCTGCACGTCGGTACCGGTTGATCATCACGCTGGATGTGTGCCCCGTGCGGTCCTGCACCCACGTCTCGGTGCGTCCATTGGCGAGCGACACGGTGATCATGGTGGCGCGCAGGTCGTGGGCCCGAATCGGCTGACGTGAGGCCGTGCGCTCGAACAACGTCGAGCGGTCCACGCCGGCCACATTCAGGTGCTTCCGAAACTGAGCGGCGAGCTGCTTCATGTGGACGTGGAAAACGGTGTCGCCTGCGTCAGACGGGGTCGCATCACCTTCCACTTGGCCAGCGCCCGGACGACACCGGGATCGAGCGCCCAAGCGCGGGGCTGCTTGGTCTTGTTCTCGTCGAGCGTGAGAGCACCGCGTTCCAGATCGACGGCGGACCACGTGGAGCTGCTCGACCTCTGACACGCGCATGCCCTCGCGTGCGAGGAAGCCCCAAAGCAGCCGATGCTCGAGCGGCACCGCGGTGCAGGCCAAGAGCTGCGCATCCTCGCCGGGGTACAAGTAGCTGAACGCCTTCGTGCACTTCGCACTCGGCAAGAAACCACGAGGGAGTGGGTTCGTGGTTCGGAGCCGCGCGGGGTAGACAGCAAGCGCGAGCACGCGGTGCATGAGCTGCGCGACGTGGCGTCGGGTGGCAGTGGCAAGCCCAGGCGGCAACGCGCGCATCACCGCGTCGGCATGGTCCAGACCAAACTCCGCGACCGGCACGTGGCCGACAAGCGGGTACACGTACTTCGCAAGCCGCTCGCGGTCATCGGTGCGCGACGACTTCTGCTTCACGTGGTCGGGCCAGCGCGCATGTAATCGCTCCTCCGTCCAGTCCTCGGCGAACGACTGAAACGTGGTGCCGATGACGCGCGGTACTTCGATGTCGCCCTCGCAGATCCGTTCCACCGCCTCCAGCACGTCAGAGAGGGCTCGGCCGTTGCGCTCAGCGGCTCGCTCTAGCAGGGGTGGTGCGACCTCGATGTGTCCAGTGGCACGAAGCCGCGTCAGGATGTCGACCAGCTGACCGACAGCGTGTTGCGCAGTTAGAATGTTATGTAAACTTTCCGTACAACAGCTTGAAAGTGTTCATGTTTCCTATGGGCTCGCTGGGCGCGGTGATCGCGGCCGTGTGGGGACGGCGCTCGCGCTAGCCGAACCGCTCTGAGGGCCGAGGCGCCGCCGCAGAAACTCCATCGTGGTCCGAGGGGAATGGTCCATCGTTCTCCTATGAGTCCGTTCTCGTTGGAGGCGCACGCCGTGCGCTGGTCGGGGGTCATCCACCCCGAGAGCAAGGCGCAGGTCTCCGTGAACGTGCCCGACACGCAGGCGGGGTTCGCCGAGCTGCGGCAGGCGCTGCAGGACGGTGACGCGCTGGCCGCGGACACGGCGGTCCGCGCGGTGCCCA from Sandaracinaceae bacterium includes the following:
- a CDS encoding site-specific integrase produces the protein MLEAVERICEGDIEVPRVIGTTFQSFAEDWTEERLHARWPDHVKQKSSRTDDRERLAKYVYPLVGHVPVAEFGLDHADAVMRALPPGLATATRRHVAQLMHRVLALAVYPARLRTTNPLPRGFLPSAKCTKAFSYLYPGEDAQLLACTAVPLEHRLLWGFLAREGMRVSEVEQLHVVRRRSGTRCSHARREQDQAAPRLGARSRCRPGAGQVEGDATPSDAGDTVFHVHMKQLAAQFRKHLNVAGVDRSTLFERTASRQPIRAHDLRATMITVSLANGRTETWVQDRTGHTSSVMINRYRRAARSLAELNLGPLLPLDEVIPEFRSASAQA